Within Pseudomonas sp. LBUM920, the genomic segment CGTCACACCCGGCACGGTCTGGTCGGAACTGGCGCTGGACCGCAGCATTCTGCTGTTGCACGTGTTCGACCTTGAGGATGAAGCGCCCTTTATCGAGCACTTCAAAACCACCTACGAGCGGCCCCTGATGGAGATCTTCGAATGAGCGCCCTGCTCTCCAACGCGATCCTGATCAGCCTGTTCCTGTTCTCGCTGGCCATGGTGCTGACACTGGCACGCCTGTTCAAAGGCCCGTCGGCACAGGACCGGGTTCTGGCACTGGACTATCTGTACATCCTGGCGATGCTGATGATGCTGGTGCTCGGCATCCGTTACGCCAGTGACACCTATTTTGAAGCGGCGCTGCTGATTGCGCTGTTTGGCTTTGTCGGGTCGTTTGCCCTGGCGAAATTCCTGCTGCGTGGCGAGGTGATTGAATGATGCCGTTATGGGTTGAAGCCTGCGTGGCGGTATTGCTGGTGCTGAGCAGCGTATTCGCACTGATCGGCGCGATCGGTCTGCTGCGCATGAAGGACTTTTTCCAGCGCATGCACCCGCCGGCGCTGGCCTCCACGTTGGGTGCGTGGTGTGTGGCGTTGGCGTCGATCATCTACTTTTCGGTGCTCAAGTCCGCACCGGTGCTGCACGGCTGGTTGATTCCGATTCTGCTGTCGATCACGGTGCCGGTGACCACGCTGCTGCTGGCTCGCACTGCACTGTTCCGCAAGCGCATGGCCGGGGACGATGTGCCCGCCGAGGTCAGCAGCCGCCGCTGATTTCTCAGGCGAACACAGTAAAACATGTGGGAGCGGGCTTGCCCGCGAATGCGGTACATCAGTCACACATGTATTGACTGACACTGCGCATTCGCGAGCAAGCCCGCTCCCACATTGATTTTGCGCTAGGCGAAGGATCGGATTCTGGCCGCCAGCTCTGCCAACTCAGCATCATCCGCCCGCACATGATCGTGGGACGAGATATAGCCCTCATACGCCTCGAAGAACTTATCCACCTTCGAGCTCAACGGCTTGAAGGTACTGTCCGAGCCCGTCCCATGCATGGGAAACAACTTCGCATGCAAATGATCCACCCCATACCCTTCCAGCATCATCCCCGTTCGGGCCACATCGGGAAACGCACGGTCGATCTGAAGCGCGGTTTTCTTGGCTGCAACGGCAAGCCCGGCGAGCACCTCATCCGACTGCGCAAACGCATAACTGCCGTAGTGCTGCTTGGGGATTACCACGCTGAAACCCGGCGTGTTAGGGAAGATCGACAGGAACGCCATGTGGTGTTCGTCTTCCCACAGAAGGTGGGCCGGGGACGTTTTGCGGACAATGCTGCAGAAAATACACTCCATTTAAATCACCGCCAGTTTCATCATGGGTTTGGTCGTGGCGAACATCTAAAGCCATGATTGGGCAAGCGTCAAAACAAAAGAGAATTTTCCGAAAGCTCTTACGAAATTGAGATCAGAAACGCTACGTTTATAGTGAATTGAATACAGCCGCTGCATTTTTCAAGGAGTCTTACCCCTCATGGTCATCAAATGCTCTGTCTTTATCGCCGCCAGCGTCGACGGCTTCATTGCCCGGCCAGACGGTGGCATCGAGTGGCTGCACCGGCCGGAGTACGAAACAACGCCGTTGAACGGCGTCACCTACGAAAGCTTTATCGCCACGATCGATGCGCTGGTGATGGGCCGCAAAACCCTGGAAAAAGTCTTGTCCTTTTCGGAGTGGCCCTATGAGGGCACGCCCGTCATCGCCCTTTCGCATCAGGCGTTGCAGCTACCCGCGCATGTGCAGGGCAAGGTTGAGGTGATGGCGGCGGACGTCACCACCCTCGTGCAACAGTTAGCCAACCGCGGCATGAAACACCTGTATATCGATGGTGGCCAAACCATCCAGGCGTTTCTTGAAGCAGGCCTGATCGATGAACTGATCATTACCCGTATTCCGGTGCTGTTGGGTCAAGGGCTTCCCTTGTTCAGCCAGTTTGGCAGTGAGCGCGAACTGCGCCATGTCGGCACGGATGTGTCGGAGAATGGGTTTGTTCAGAGTCGGTATCAGGTGGCTTAATTTTCTGGGACAGGCTGGAGGTCCAGATGGATAGAAACATCATTGTTATCGGCGGAGAATCCGACGCTGAGCTGACACGCATGACGCCTATCGACAAACACATCGTCGCGTCATCAGGCAAAGCGCGTCCGAATGTTCTTTATATCTCCACAGCCAATGGCGATGACCGAACTAAAATTTCCAACTTCATCGTCAAGTATCAAAGCGCAGGCTGCACCGTCACCACGCTGACGTTTTTCATTGCGCCCTTCCCCAGCACTGACCGAGTTTCATCGCTGATTGAACAGGCCGACATCATTTATGTGGCGGGCGGAAATACGCGAGCCATGCTGGCTACGTGGCGCGAGTTTGGCGTGACCGGGCTTCTGAAAGCGGCATGGGAAAACGGCACCGTGCTCTGTGGTGTCAGTGCCGGGGCCATTTGTTGGTTTGATCATGGGCACTCCGACTCGGGCGGAGCGTTCGCTCTCATCGACGGTCTGGGTCTACTTCCGGGCGCTCTGTGCCCCCATTTCAGCTCAGAGGCAGGAAGGAAAGCATCGTTTGTTGAGCTAGTGTGTCTTCAGGGTATACAGCCTGCCTACGCGGTAGATGATGGCGTTGCTCTGCATTTCAAAAATGACCAATACCACAGACTGATCCGCAGCGAAGCACAGAATTGCGCTTATAAGGTCAGTGCCTCACCGCTGTATGTGACTTCGCTACCGGAGTAATCCAAATGTGGGAGCTGAACTCCCACATTTGGATTGGGGACACCACCGAACCTGCAATGTGCCTGCACCCGCTATCACAGAAACTTCCGACAGCATTTTAGGGTTGTCGCTCGGAAGATGACTGCCTAATCTTCGGGGGTCGCTGCAAATTCAGCGACTGGGTTTCGCAGCCCGGTTAAACTCTAGACGCACAGCGTCCACCTCAAGATAGCGGGCGCTTTTTTATGCCTGATGTTATGGCGGCTGTGCGCGGGATACCTTCGGGTATGCCGGGTGCCTAGAGTCCCGGTCTGCGAACCTGCGTACAGCTGCCACCCAAATATCGTTTCGCAGCGATGGGTGGTGACTCCAATACTCTAGGAGCCTCGCCATGATTAAAGACAGTCCAAACCCACCACTGGATTCAGCCGCGTTTCACACGGCTGCTCATCGAGCCATTAACCATTATCTGAATACTTCTGAGAAACCAGAGCCAGCATCTGAGGGCCATGGTGTGTTTACCGTGCGCGAAGGATTAGACGTCGAGACGCTGCTGGTCAACGCAACGGAGGATCTTGCATCGGTTCAGACGCTGGCAAGCCATTTGGCTTTTGAGATCGACGGCAATCCTCGCAGTGTGGCACTAGGCATTTGCAGGATGCTGGAGGGGATACAGTTGCTGGTGGAAAAAGCATTGAGCTTCAACGAGAACCCAACTCAGAGAAAATCTGAGAACGAAGAATGTGTAAAGCGGACCCGGTAAAAATGTGGAAGCTGGCTTGTCGGATCGCCGCACGGCTGCGATAGCATCGCCTGGGCATAGCTGCTGTACCGAGGTGTCTGCATCGCGAGCAAGCCCGCTCCCACACTGGATCGAGTGAGCCGTTAAAACGATGTGCAAAAAAAACGCCCCGAACCAGTCGG encodes:
- a CDS encoding K+/H+ antiporter subunit F; this translates as MSALLSNAILISLFLFSLAMVLTLARLFKGPSAQDRVLALDYLYILAMLMMLVLGIRYASDTYFEAALLIALFGFVGSFALAKFLLRGEVIE
- a CDS encoding Na+/H+ antiporter subunit G, yielding MMPLWVEACVAVLLVLSSVFALIGAIGLLRMKDFFQRMHPPALASTLGAWCVALASIIYFSVLKSAPVLHGWLIPILLSITVPVTTLLLARTALFRKRMAGDDVPAEVSSRR
- a CDS encoding HIT family protein; the encoded protein is MECIFCSIVRKTSPAHLLWEDEHHMAFLSIFPNTPGFSVVIPKQHYGSYAFAQSDEVLAGLAVAAKKTALQIDRAFPDVARTGMMLEGYGVDHLHAKLFPMHGTGSDSTFKPLSSKVDKFFEAYEGYISSHDHVRADDAELAELAARIRSFA
- a CDS encoding dihydrofolate reductase family protein encodes the protein MVIKCSVFIAASVDGFIARPDGGIEWLHRPEYETTPLNGVTYESFIATIDALVMGRKTLEKVLSFSEWPYEGTPVIALSHQALQLPAHVQGKVEVMAADVTTLVQQLANRGMKHLYIDGGQTIQAFLEAGLIDELIITRIPVLLGQGLPLFSQFGSERELRHVGTDVSENGFVQSRYQVA
- a CDS encoding peptidase E, whose translation is MDRNIIVIGGESDAELTRMTPIDKHIVASSGKARPNVLYISTANGDDRTKISNFIVKYQSAGCTVTTLTFFIAPFPSTDRVSSLIEQADIIYVAGGNTRAMLATWREFGVTGLLKAAWENGTVLCGVSAGAICWFDHGHSDSGGAFALIDGLGLLPGALCPHFSSEAGRKASFVELVCLQGIQPAYAVDDGVALHFKNDQYHRLIRSEAQNCAYKVSASPLYVTSLPE
- a CDS encoding DUF6124 family protein; the protein is MIKDSPNPPLDSAAFHTAAHRAINHYLNTSEKPEPASEGHGVFTVREGLDVETLLVNATEDLASVQTLASHLAFEIDGNPRSVALGICRMLEGIQLLVEKALSFNENPTQRKSENEECVKRTR